A single Musa acuminata AAA Group cultivar baxijiao chromosome BXJ2-1, Cavendish_Baxijiao_AAA, whole genome shotgun sequence DNA region contains:
- the LOC135598310 gene encoding protein ENHANCED DISEASE RESISTANCE 2-like isoform X3, whose product MGSSSEGEGRGRMEGWLYLFRSNRLGLQYSRKRYFVLDHRDSSLNCYRAAPTASTQVPVRCAQIDSCIRVNDNGRENIKGNVFFLFTLYNTSNHSNQLKLGARSSEEAARWISSLIEATLKVCPTKEDNTVACSKRRWPSLRLSRRRSHMHSFDMNAISSTQMNQITSDVVAPSSWTIFGCNNGLRLFKEVKDDDFLGEHWDDHPAIMAIGVVDATPEAIFWAVMSLGPSRSEWDFCFDHGSVIEHLDGHTDIIHKKLRACRGMKPRDLLARRYWRREEDGTYVILYHSVFHRKCRPQKGYTRACLKSGGYVISPINQGKESVVKHMLAIDWKFWLPYIFTSSAKNITIRMLERVAALREMFHAKLGKCPSSDVSMEEQKRDISLSLTEDVEGNVQLPVENRKSEERTEGSQESDTKPASMSGSFLELNDAADEFFDFPDEPEYDKQEDTWPSDSQLQSQNLQQPKLSTAAVLMKRLQGLAVQRRGYMDLQDAPIGDAASCSYGSTLQKDSSFSLPCSWASADPSTFLIRGRTYLQDHKKIAVNDTLMKMVAADWLKSDKREDDLGGRPGSIVQKYAAQGGREFFFIVNIQVPGSTTYSLALYYMTHIPVESIPLLKKFVGGDDAYRNSRFKLIPHITKGSWIVKQSVGKKACLVGRALEINYFHGTNYLELGIDIGSSTVARGVVSLVLGYLSNLVIEMAFLIQGNSEEELPEFLLGTCRLNHLDASKAISIKPW is encoded by the exons ATGGGCAGTAGCTCGGAAGGAGAGGGGCGAGGGAGGATGGAGGGGTGGCTGTACCTCTTCCGGTCGAACCGGCTCGGGCTGCAGTACTCGCGCAAGCGCTACTTCGTCCTCGACCATCGTGACAGCTCTCTCAATTGCTACCGAGCCGCGCCCACCGCCTCTACGCAG GTTCCTGTAAGATGTGCACAAATTGATTCCTGCATCCGTGTCAATGACAATGGGAGAGAAAATATCAAGGGGAAT gttttctttctttttacctTGTACAACACTTCCAATCACAGCAATCAGCTTAAG TTGGGTGCTAGAAGTTCTGAAGAAGCAGCTAGATGGATAAGCTCCTTGATAGAAGCAACATTGAAG GTGTGCCCCACAAAAGAAGATAACACTGTGGCTTGTTCAAAAAGAAGATGGCCATCTCTGAG GTTGAGTAGGAGACGAAGTCACATGCATTCATTTG ATATGAATGCTATCTCATCTACGCAAATGAATCAAATAACATCTGATGTTGTAGCACCTTCTTCGTGGACAATTTTTGGCTGCAATAATG GATTACGGTTATTTAAAGAGGTGAAGGATGATGATTTTCTTGGAGAG CATTGGGATGACCATCCAGCTATAATGGCTATAGGTGTTGTTGATGCAACTCCCGAGGCCATTTTCTGGGCAGTTATGTCTCTTGGTCCATCAAGATCAGA GTGGGACTTCTGTTTTGATCATGGCAGTGTAATAGAACATCTTGATGGGCATACAGACATTATTCACAAGAAATTGCGTG CTTGTAGGGGTATGAAACCAAGAGATTTATTGGCACGACGTTATTGGAGGAGGGAAGAGGATGGAACGTATG TAATTCTTTACCACTCTGTGTTCCACCGAAAATGTCGACCTCAGAAAGGATATACACGTGCCTGCCTTAAAA GTGGGGGGTACGTGATATCTCCTATAAACCAAGGAAAAGAATCAGTAGTTAAACACATGCTTGCTATTGATTGGAAATTTTGGTTGCCTTACATATTTACCTCTTCTGCAAAAAATATTACTATCAGGATGCTAGAGAGAGTTGCAG CATTAAGGGAGATGTTTCATGCAAAACTGGGAAAATGCCCAAGCTCTGATGTCTCAATGGAAGAACAAAAGAGAGATATCAGTTTGTCACTGACTGAAGATGTAGAAGGGAATGTGCAATTGCCAGTTGAGAATAGAAAGAGTGAAGAACGAACAGAAGGGTCCCAGGAATCTGATACAAAACCTGCTAGCATGAGTGGATCATTCCTCGAATTGAATGATGCTGCTGATGAATTTTTTGATTTTCCAGATGAACCAGAATATGATAAACAAGAGGATACATGGCCTTCGGATTCACAATTGCAGTCTCAG AACCTTCAGCAGCCTAAGCTGTCAACGGCTGCAGTTCTTATGAAAAGGTTGCAGGGCCTTGCAG TTCAAAGGAGAGGTTACATGGACTTGCAAGATGCTCCAATAGGAGATGCAGCATCATGTAGTTATGGGTCCACACTACAAAAGGACTCCAGCTTTTCACTTCCTTGTAGTTGGGCAAGTGCAGATCCATCAACATTCTTGATTCGTGGTAGAACCTATTTACAAGACCATAAAAAG ATTGCTGTCAATGATACATTGATGAAAATGGTAGCTGCTGATTGGCTAAAGTCTGATAAACGTGAAGACGACCTCGGTGGTCGCCCTGGGAGCATTGTGCAG AAATATGCAGCACAAGGTGGCAGGGAGTTTTTCTTTATTGTGAACATACAG GTTCCAGGTTCAACCACATACAGCCTTGCTTTGTACTATATGACACATATACCAGTGGAAAGCATTCCACTGCTGAAGAAATTTGTCGGGGGAGATGATGCTTATAGGAATTCAAGGTTTAAGCTAATCCCACATATAACAAAG GGATCCTGGATTGTAAAACAAAGTGTGGGTAAGAAAGCATGTTTGGTAGGCCGTGCACTggaaataaattattttcatgggACAAACTACTTGGAG CTTGGCATTGATATTGGTTCCTCAACAGTTGCCAGGGGTGTAGTGAGTCTTGTACTGGGTTACCTGAGTAACCTTGTAATAGAGATGGCATTTCTAATTCAG GGGAAttcagaagaagagctcccagagTTCCTCCTCGGAACTTGCCGTTTGAACCATCTTGATGCCTCTAAAGCAATCTCAATAAAACCATGGTAG
- the LOC135598310 gene encoding protein ENHANCED DISEASE RESISTANCE 2-like isoform X4: protein MGSSSEGEGRGRMEGWLYLFRSNRLGLQYSRKRYFVLDHRDSSLNCYRAAPTASTQVPVRCAQIDSCIRVNDNGRENIKGNVFFLFTLYNTSNHSNQLKLGARSSEEAARWISSLIEATLKVCPTKEDNTVACSKRRWPSLRLSRRRSHMHSFDMNAISSTQMNQITSDVVAPSSWTIFGCNNGLRLFKEVKDDDFLGEHWDDHPAIMAIGVVDATPEAIFWAVMSLGPSRSEWDFCFDHGSVIEHLDGHTDIIHKKLRGDWLPWGMKPRDLLARRYWRREEDGTYVILYHSVFHRKCRPQKGYTRACLKSGGYVISPINQGKESVVKHMLAIDWKFWLPYIFTSSAKNITIRMLERVAALREMFHAKLGKCPSSDVSMEEQKRDISLSLTEDVEGNVQLPVENRKSEERTEGSQESDTKPASMSGSFLELNDAADEFFDFPDEPEYDKQEDTWPSDSQLQSQPKLSTAAVLMKRLQGLAVQRRGYMDLQDAPIGDAASCSYGSTLQKDSSFSLPCSWASADPSTFLIRGRTYLQDHKKIAVNDTLMKMVAADWLKSDKREDDLGGRPGSIVQKYAAQGGREFFFIVNIQVPGSTTYSLALYYMTHIPVESIPLLKKFVGGDDAYRNSRFKLIPHITKGSWIVKQSVGKKACLVGRALEINYFHGTNYLELGIDIGSSTVARGVVSLVLGYLSNLVIEMAFLIQGNSEEELPEFLLGTCRLNHLDASKAISIKPW from the exons ATGGGCAGTAGCTCGGAAGGAGAGGGGCGAGGGAGGATGGAGGGGTGGCTGTACCTCTTCCGGTCGAACCGGCTCGGGCTGCAGTACTCGCGCAAGCGCTACTTCGTCCTCGACCATCGTGACAGCTCTCTCAATTGCTACCGAGCCGCGCCCACCGCCTCTACGCAG GTTCCTGTAAGATGTGCACAAATTGATTCCTGCATCCGTGTCAATGACAATGGGAGAGAAAATATCAAGGGGAAT gttttctttctttttacctTGTACAACACTTCCAATCACAGCAATCAGCTTAAG TTGGGTGCTAGAAGTTCTGAAGAAGCAGCTAGATGGATAAGCTCCTTGATAGAAGCAACATTGAAG GTGTGCCCCACAAAAGAAGATAACACTGTGGCTTGTTCAAAAAGAAGATGGCCATCTCTGAG GTTGAGTAGGAGACGAAGTCACATGCATTCATTTG ATATGAATGCTATCTCATCTACGCAAATGAATCAAATAACATCTGATGTTGTAGCACCTTCTTCGTGGACAATTTTTGGCTGCAATAATG GATTACGGTTATTTAAAGAGGTGAAGGATGATGATTTTCTTGGAGAG CATTGGGATGACCATCCAGCTATAATGGCTATAGGTGTTGTTGATGCAACTCCCGAGGCCATTTTCTGGGCAGTTATGTCTCTTGGTCCATCAAGATCAGA GTGGGACTTCTGTTTTGATCATGGCAGTGTAATAGAACATCTTGATGGGCATACAGACATTATTCACAAGAAATTGCGTGGTGATTGGCTACCTTG GGGTATGAAACCAAGAGATTTATTGGCACGACGTTATTGGAGGAGGGAAGAGGATGGAACGTATG TAATTCTTTACCACTCTGTGTTCCACCGAAAATGTCGACCTCAGAAAGGATATACACGTGCCTGCCTTAAAA GTGGGGGGTACGTGATATCTCCTATAAACCAAGGAAAAGAATCAGTAGTTAAACACATGCTTGCTATTGATTGGAAATTTTGGTTGCCTTACATATTTACCTCTTCTGCAAAAAATATTACTATCAGGATGCTAGAGAGAGTTGCAG CATTAAGGGAGATGTTTCATGCAAAACTGGGAAAATGCCCAAGCTCTGATGTCTCAATGGAAGAACAAAAGAGAGATATCAGTTTGTCACTGACTGAAGATGTAGAAGGGAATGTGCAATTGCCAGTTGAGAATAGAAAGAGTGAAGAACGAACAGAAGGGTCCCAGGAATCTGATACAAAACCTGCTAGCATGAGTGGATCATTCCTCGAATTGAATGATGCTGCTGATGAATTTTTTGATTTTCCAGATGAACCAGAATATGATAAACAAGAGGATACATGGCCTTCGGATTCACAATTGCAGTCTCAG CCTAAGCTGTCAACGGCTGCAGTTCTTATGAAAAGGTTGCAGGGCCTTGCAG TTCAAAGGAGAGGTTACATGGACTTGCAAGATGCTCCAATAGGAGATGCAGCATCATGTAGTTATGGGTCCACACTACAAAAGGACTCCAGCTTTTCACTTCCTTGTAGTTGGGCAAGTGCAGATCCATCAACATTCTTGATTCGTGGTAGAACCTATTTACAAGACCATAAAAAG ATTGCTGTCAATGATACATTGATGAAAATGGTAGCTGCTGATTGGCTAAAGTCTGATAAACGTGAAGACGACCTCGGTGGTCGCCCTGGGAGCATTGTGCAG AAATATGCAGCACAAGGTGGCAGGGAGTTTTTCTTTATTGTGAACATACAG GTTCCAGGTTCAACCACATACAGCCTTGCTTTGTACTATATGACACATATACCAGTGGAAAGCATTCCACTGCTGAAGAAATTTGTCGGGGGAGATGATGCTTATAGGAATTCAAGGTTTAAGCTAATCCCACATATAACAAAG GGATCCTGGATTGTAAAACAAAGTGTGGGTAAGAAAGCATGTTTGGTAGGCCGTGCACTggaaataaattattttcatgggACAAACTACTTGGAG CTTGGCATTGATATTGGTTCCTCAACAGTTGCCAGGGGTGTAGTGAGTCTTGTACTGGGTTACCTGAGTAACCTTGTAATAGAGATGGCATTTCTAATTCAG GGGAAttcagaagaagagctcccagagTTCCTCCTCGGAACTTGCCGTTTGAACCATCTTGATGCCTCTAAAGCAATCTCAATAAAACCATGGTAG
- the LOC135598310 gene encoding protein ENHANCED DISEASE RESISTANCE 2-like isoform X2: protein MGSSSEGEGRGRMEGWLYLFRSNRLGLQYSRKRYFVLDHRDSSLNCYRAAPTASTQVPVRCAQIDSCIRVNDNGRENIKGNVFFLFTLYNTSNHSNQLKLGARSSEEAARWISSLIEATLKVCPTKEDNTVACSKRRWPSLRLSRRRSHMHSFDMNAISSTQMNQITSDVVAPSSWTIFGCNNGLRLFKEVKDDDFLGEHWDDHPAIMAIGVVDATPEAIFWAVMSLGPSRSEWDFCFDHGSVIEHLDGHTDIIHKKLRGDWLPWGMKPRDLLARRYWRREEDGTYVILYHSVFHRKCRPQKGYTRACLKSGGYVISPINQGKESVVKHMLAIDWKFWLPYIFTSSAKNITIRMLERVAALREMFHAKLGKCPSSDVSMEEQKRDISLSLTEDVEGNVQLPVENRKSEERTEGSQESDTKPASMSGSFLELNDAADEFFDFPDEPEYDKQEDTWPSDSQLQSQQPKLSTAAVLMKRLQGLAVQRRGYMDLQDAPIGDAASCSYGSTLQKDSSFSLPCSWASADPSTFLIRGRTYLQDHKKIAVNDTLMKMVAADWLKSDKREDDLGGRPGSIVQKYAAQGGREFFFIVNIQVPGSTTYSLALYYMTHIPVESIPLLKKFVGGDDAYRNSRFKLIPHITKGSWIVKQSVGKKACLVGRALEINYFHGTNYLELGIDIGSSTVARGVVSLVLGYLSNLVIEMAFLIQGNSEEELPEFLLGTCRLNHLDASKAISIKPW from the exons ATGGGCAGTAGCTCGGAAGGAGAGGGGCGAGGGAGGATGGAGGGGTGGCTGTACCTCTTCCGGTCGAACCGGCTCGGGCTGCAGTACTCGCGCAAGCGCTACTTCGTCCTCGACCATCGTGACAGCTCTCTCAATTGCTACCGAGCCGCGCCCACCGCCTCTACGCAG GTTCCTGTAAGATGTGCACAAATTGATTCCTGCATCCGTGTCAATGACAATGGGAGAGAAAATATCAAGGGGAAT gttttctttctttttacctTGTACAACACTTCCAATCACAGCAATCAGCTTAAG TTGGGTGCTAGAAGTTCTGAAGAAGCAGCTAGATGGATAAGCTCCTTGATAGAAGCAACATTGAAG GTGTGCCCCACAAAAGAAGATAACACTGTGGCTTGTTCAAAAAGAAGATGGCCATCTCTGAG GTTGAGTAGGAGACGAAGTCACATGCATTCATTTG ATATGAATGCTATCTCATCTACGCAAATGAATCAAATAACATCTGATGTTGTAGCACCTTCTTCGTGGACAATTTTTGGCTGCAATAATG GATTACGGTTATTTAAAGAGGTGAAGGATGATGATTTTCTTGGAGAG CATTGGGATGACCATCCAGCTATAATGGCTATAGGTGTTGTTGATGCAACTCCCGAGGCCATTTTCTGGGCAGTTATGTCTCTTGGTCCATCAAGATCAGA GTGGGACTTCTGTTTTGATCATGGCAGTGTAATAGAACATCTTGATGGGCATACAGACATTATTCACAAGAAATTGCGTGGTGATTGGCTACCTTG GGGTATGAAACCAAGAGATTTATTGGCACGACGTTATTGGAGGAGGGAAGAGGATGGAACGTATG TAATTCTTTACCACTCTGTGTTCCACCGAAAATGTCGACCTCAGAAAGGATATACACGTGCCTGCCTTAAAA GTGGGGGGTACGTGATATCTCCTATAAACCAAGGAAAAGAATCAGTAGTTAAACACATGCTTGCTATTGATTGGAAATTTTGGTTGCCTTACATATTTACCTCTTCTGCAAAAAATATTACTATCAGGATGCTAGAGAGAGTTGCAG CATTAAGGGAGATGTTTCATGCAAAACTGGGAAAATGCCCAAGCTCTGATGTCTCAATGGAAGAACAAAAGAGAGATATCAGTTTGTCACTGACTGAAGATGTAGAAGGGAATGTGCAATTGCCAGTTGAGAATAGAAAGAGTGAAGAACGAACAGAAGGGTCCCAGGAATCTGATACAAAACCTGCTAGCATGAGTGGATCATTCCTCGAATTGAATGATGCTGCTGATGAATTTTTTGATTTTCCAGATGAACCAGAATATGATAAACAAGAGGATACATGGCCTTCGGATTCACAATTGCAGTCTCAG CAGCCTAAGCTGTCAACGGCTGCAGTTCTTATGAAAAGGTTGCAGGGCCTTGCAG TTCAAAGGAGAGGTTACATGGACTTGCAAGATGCTCCAATAGGAGATGCAGCATCATGTAGTTATGGGTCCACACTACAAAAGGACTCCAGCTTTTCACTTCCTTGTAGTTGGGCAAGTGCAGATCCATCAACATTCTTGATTCGTGGTAGAACCTATTTACAAGACCATAAAAAG ATTGCTGTCAATGATACATTGATGAAAATGGTAGCTGCTGATTGGCTAAAGTCTGATAAACGTGAAGACGACCTCGGTGGTCGCCCTGGGAGCATTGTGCAG AAATATGCAGCACAAGGTGGCAGGGAGTTTTTCTTTATTGTGAACATACAG GTTCCAGGTTCAACCACATACAGCCTTGCTTTGTACTATATGACACATATACCAGTGGAAAGCATTCCACTGCTGAAGAAATTTGTCGGGGGAGATGATGCTTATAGGAATTCAAGGTTTAAGCTAATCCCACATATAACAAAG GGATCCTGGATTGTAAAACAAAGTGTGGGTAAGAAAGCATGTTTGGTAGGCCGTGCACTggaaataaattattttcatgggACAAACTACTTGGAG CTTGGCATTGATATTGGTTCCTCAACAGTTGCCAGGGGTGTAGTGAGTCTTGTACTGGGTTACCTGAGTAACCTTGTAATAGAGATGGCATTTCTAATTCAG GGGAAttcagaagaagagctcccagagTTCCTCCTCGGAACTTGCCGTTTGAACCATCTTGATGCCTCTAAAGCAATCTCAATAAAACCATGGTAG
- the LOC135598310 gene encoding protein ENHANCED DISEASE RESISTANCE 2-like isoform X1 yields the protein MGSSSEGEGRGRMEGWLYLFRSNRLGLQYSRKRYFVLDHRDSSLNCYRAAPTASTQVPVRCAQIDSCIRVNDNGRENIKGNVFFLFTLYNTSNHSNQLKLGARSSEEAARWISSLIEATLKVCPTKEDNTVACSKRRWPSLRLSRRRSHMHSFDMNAISSTQMNQITSDVVAPSSWTIFGCNNGLRLFKEVKDDDFLGEHWDDHPAIMAIGVVDATPEAIFWAVMSLGPSRSEWDFCFDHGSVIEHLDGHTDIIHKKLRGDWLPWGMKPRDLLARRYWRREEDGTYVILYHSVFHRKCRPQKGYTRACLKSGGYVISPINQGKESVVKHMLAIDWKFWLPYIFTSSAKNITIRMLERVAALREMFHAKLGKCPSSDVSMEEQKRDISLSLTEDVEGNVQLPVENRKSEERTEGSQESDTKPASMSGSFLELNDAADEFFDFPDEPEYDKQEDTWPSDSQLQSQNLQQPKLSTAAVLMKRLQGLAVQRRGYMDLQDAPIGDAASCSYGSTLQKDSSFSLPCSWASADPSTFLIRGRTYLQDHKKIAVNDTLMKMVAADWLKSDKREDDLGGRPGSIVQKYAAQGGREFFFIVNIQVPGSTTYSLALYYMTHIPVESIPLLKKFVGGDDAYRNSRFKLIPHITKGSWIVKQSVGKKACLVGRALEINYFHGTNYLELGIDIGSSTVARGVVSLVLGYLSNLVIEMAFLIQGNSEEELPEFLLGTCRLNHLDASKAISIKPW from the exons ATGGGCAGTAGCTCGGAAGGAGAGGGGCGAGGGAGGATGGAGGGGTGGCTGTACCTCTTCCGGTCGAACCGGCTCGGGCTGCAGTACTCGCGCAAGCGCTACTTCGTCCTCGACCATCGTGACAGCTCTCTCAATTGCTACCGAGCCGCGCCCACCGCCTCTACGCAG GTTCCTGTAAGATGTGCACAAATTGATTCCTGCATCCGTGTCAATGACAATGGGAGAGAAAATATCAAGGGGAAT gttttctttctttttacctTGTACAACACTTCCAATCACAGCAATCAGCTTAAG TTGGGTGCTAGAAGTTCTGAAGAAGCAGCTAGATGGATAAGCTCCTTGATAGAAGCAACATTGAAG GTGTGCCCCACAAAAGAAGATAACACTGTGGCTTGTTCAAAAAGAAGATGGCCATCTCTGAG GTTGAGTAGGAGACGAAGTCACATGCATTCATTTG ATATGAATGCTATCTCATCTACGCAAATGAATCAAATAACATCTGATGTTGTAGCACCTTCTTCGTGGACAATTTTTGGCTGCAATAATG GATTACGGTTATTTAAAGAGGTGAAGGATGATGATTTTCTTGGAGAG CATTGGGATGACCATCCAGCTATAATGGCTATAGGTGTTGTTGATGCAACTCCCGAGGCCATTTTCTGGGCAGTTATGTCTCTTGGTCCATCAAGATCAGA GTGGGACTTCTGTTTTGATCATGGCAGTGTAATAGAACATCTTGATGGGCATACAGACATTATTCACAAGAAATTGCGTGGTGATTGGCTACCTTG GGGTATGAAACCAAGAGATTTATTGGCACGACGTTATTGGAGGAGGGAAGAGGATGGAACGTATG TAATTCTTTACCACTCTGTGTTCCACCGAAAATGTCGACCTCAGAAAGGATATACACGTGCCTGCCTTAAAA GTGGGGGGTACGTGATATCTCCTATAAACCAAGGAAAAGAATCAGTAGTTAAACACATGCTTGCTATTGATTGGAAATTTTGGTTGCCTTACATATTTACCTCTTCTGCAAAAAATATTACTATCAGGATGCTAGAGAGAGTTGCAG CATTAAGGGAGATGTTTCATGCAAAACTGGGAAAATGCCCAAGCTCTGATGTCTCAATGGAAGAACAAAAGAGAGATATCAGTTTGTCACTGACTGAAGATGTAGAAGGGAATGTGCAATTGCCAGTTGAGAATAGAAAGAGTGAAGAACGAACAGAAGGGTCCCAGGAATCTGATACAAAACCTGCTAGCATGAGTGGATCATTCCTCGAATTGAATGATGCTGCTGATGAATTTTTTGATTTTCCAGATGAACCAGAATATGATAAACAAGAGGATACATGGCCTTCGGATTCACAATTGCAGTCTCAG AACCTTCAGCAGCCTAAGCTGTCAACGGCTGCAGTTCTTATGAAAAGGTTGCAGGGCCTTGCAG TTCAAAGGAGAGGTTACATGGACTTGCAAGATGCTCCAATAGGAGATGCAGCATCATGTAGTTATGGGTCCACACTACAAAAGGACTCCAGCTTTTCACTTCCTTGTAGTTGGGCAAGTGCAGATCCATCAACATTCTTGATTCGTGGTAGAACCTATTTACAAGACCATAAAAAG ATTGCTGTCAATGATACATTGATGAAAATGGTAGCTGCTGATTGGCTAAAGTCTGATAAACGTGAAGACGACCTCGGTGGTCGCCCTGGGAGCATTGTGCAG AAATATGCAGCACAAGGTGGCAGGGAGTTTTTCTTTATTGTGAACATACAG GTTCCAGGTTCAACCACATACAGCCTTGCTTTGTACTATATGACACATATACCAGTGGAAAGCATTCCACTGCTGAAGAAATTTGTCGGGGGAGATGATGCTTATAGGAATTCAAGGTTTAAGCTAATCCCACATATAACAAAG GGATCCTGGATTGTAAAACAAAGTGTGGGTAAGAAAGCATGTTTGGTAGGCCGTGCACTggaaataaattattttcatgggACAAACTACTTGGAG CTTGGCATTGATATTGGTTCCTCAACAGTTGCCAGGGGTGTAGTGAGTCTTGTACTGGGTTACCTGAGTAACCTTGTAATAGAGATGGCATTTCTAATTCAG GGGAAttcagaagaagagctcccagagTTCCTCCTCGGAACTTGCCGTTTGAACCATCTTGATGCCTCTAAAGCAATCTCAATAAAACCATGGTAG